The following coding sequences lie in one Rutidosis leptorrhynchoides isolate AG116_Rl617_1_P2 chromosome 4, CSIRO_AGI_Rlap_v1, whole genome shotgun sequence genomic window:
- the LOC139840025 gene encoding DExH-box ATP-dependent RNA helicase DExH5, mitochondrial, giving the protein MGLHSHLYTKVLVISKVPLPNYRFDLDDKRPQREVSLPPGLLKSVNDHLKEYLAFKAKSMNGSRDNFLSKCSNGIIVNEDGIFDQPEPLIRNHLAMEKINGLRTVQLRTEQQAWQASADGFRMLQFRNSLPAYKEKDAILDLISQNQVVIISGETGCGKTTQIPQFILEQEIEYMRGAACNIICTQPRRISAMSVSERVAAERGEKLGDTVGYKVRLEGMKGRDTRLLFCTTGILLRRLLIDRDLKGVTHVIVDEIHERGMNEDFLLIVLKELLPRRPELRVILMSATLDANLFSSYFNGAPLLQIPGFTHPVHSYFLEDVLEITGYRLTQENQIDDYGQERAWKSNKQFVKKRKSQIASAVEDAFGAANFMYYNQQTRDSMSCWNPDSMNFNLIEFLLCSLCLNQKPGAILVFLTGWDDISSLKDKLQAHYLLGDTGRVWLLTCHGSMASDEQRLIFERPVDGVRKIVLATNMAETSITIDDVVFVIDCGKAKETTYDALNNTPCLLPSWISKVSAKQRRGRAGRVQPGECYHLYPRSVYEAFAEYQLPEILRTPLQSLCLQIKSLKFGSISEFLSKALQSPELLAVQNAIEYLKIIGALDESENLTVLGRFLTLLPVEPKLGKMLILGAILNCLDPILTIAAGLSVRDPFLAPIDKKDLAEAAKAQFSRDYSDHLALVRAYESWKVAEREYKGYEYCWNNFLSYQSMKAIDSLRSEFQTLLYGTGLIDFNIIKHNTWSYDENLIRAVICYGLYPGICSVVHNEKSFSLKTMEDGPVHLHSNSVNARDPKIPYPWLVFNEKVKVNSIFLRDSTAVSDSVLLLFGGSISKGDMDGHVKMLGGYLEFFMEPTVAEMYQNLRRELDELFQSKLLNPKMDLQTHIDLISAVRLLIPVDKCSGGFVFNRQVLYNDSKPYIASVPPPPPPVVSRIESGPGGDNSKGQLQTLLTRAGLPPPKYQTTQLANNQFRSVCEFNGIQFMGHPCQTKKQAEKDAAAEALDRLNGANNLGSDFVGNMSSILKKSKKNPD; this is encoded by the exons ATGGGTTTGCATAG CCATTTGTATACCAAAGTGCTTGTTATAAGCAAGGTTCCTTTGCCAAACTATCGTTTTGATCTAGACGATAAACGCCCCCAGAGAGAG GTGTCATTGCCCCCGGGATTACTAAAGAGTGTTAATGATCATCTTAAAGAATATCTTGCTTTTAAGGCTAAGAGTATGAACGGTTCTCGAGATAATTTTTTATCAAAATGTAGCAATGGCATTATAGTTAATGAGGACGGGATTTTTGACCAACCAGAACCACTTATACGAAACCATTTGGCAATGGAGAAAATCAATGGGCTAAGGACTGTGCAACTGCGTACCGAGCAACAAGCATGGCAG GCATCTGCAGACGGTTTTAGGATGCTACAGTTTCGGAATAGCCTCCCTGCATACAAAGAGAAAGATGCAATATTGGATCTCATTTCACAAAATCAG GTTGTTATCATCTCAGGTGAAACTGGTTGTGGAAAGACAACTCAGATTCCCCAGTTCATTTTAGAACAAGAGATTGAATATATGCGTGGGGCCGCTTGTAATATCATTTGTACTCAGCCCCGACGCATATCTGCTATGTCTGTGTCTGAAAGAGTTGCCGCCGAAAGAGGGGAGAAGTTGGGTGATACT GTTGGATATAAAGTTCGTTTAGAAGGTATGAAAGGAAGAGATACTCGCCTTTTATTCTGCACAACTGGAATTTTATTGAGAAGATTACTAATTGATAGGGACTTAAAGGGTGTAACTCATGTCATTGTAGACGAGATTCACGAACGTGGCATGAATGAAG ATTTTTTGCTTATTGTTCTTAAAGAACTACTTCCTCGTCGCCCAGAACTACGGGTCATTTTGATGAGTGCCACCCTGGATGCAAATCTCTTTTCGTCCTACTTTAATGGTGCTCCATTGCTCCAGATTCCG GGTTTTACGCACCCTGTGCATTCTTATTTTCTTGAAGATGTTCTAGAAATTACTGGATACAGATTAACGCAAGAAAATCAAATCGATGATTACGGTCAAGAAAGAGCATGGAAATCAAATAAGCAGTTCGTTaaaaagagaaaaagtcaaattgcCTCAGCTGTTGAG GATGCGTTTGGAGCTGCCAACTTCATGTACTACAATCAACAAACACGGGATTCAATGTCGTGTTGGAATCCCGATTCCATGAATTTTAACCTCATAGAATTCTTACTATGCAGTCTTTGTCTTAATCAAAAGCCCGGTGCTATTTTAGTATTTTTGACCGGGTGGGATGACATAAGTTCTTTAAAGGACAAACTTCAAGCACATTATCTTTTGGGCGATACGGGTCGAGTTTGGTTACTCACATGTCATGGTTCCATGGCCAGCGATGAGCAG AGGTTAATATTTGAAAGGCCGGTGGATGGGGTGAGGAAGATAGTATTGGCTACAAATATGGCCGAAACGAGTATCACAATAGACGATGTTGTTTTTGTTATCGATTGTGGTAAAGCTAAAGAGACAACATATGATGCTCTTAATAATACTCCTTGTTTGCTTCCTTCTTGGATATCAAAGGTTTCTGCGAAACAA AGACGAGGACGAGCAGGTCGTGTTCAGCCAGGAGAGTGTTACCATTTGTATCCGAGATCTGTTTACGAAGCGTTTGCAGAATATCAATTACCTGAAATACTAAGGACTCCTCTCCAATCGCTTTGTCTTCAAATCAAAAGTTTAAAATTTGGAAGTATTTCCGAATTCTTATCCAAAGCTTTACAGTCCCCCGAGCTATTAGCG GTTCAAAACGCCATTGAGTACCTCAAGATTATCGGTGCATTAGACGAGAGTGAAAATCTGACTGTATTAG GTCGTTTTCTAACATTGCTTCCCGTTGAACCCAAACTTGGAAAAATGCTTATACTCGGTGCAATTCTTAATTGCTTAGACCCGATTCTCACAATTGCTGCCGGTCTTAGCGTCCGAGATCCTTTTTTAGCACCTATAGACAAGAAAGAT CTGGCAGAGGCAGCCAAAGCACAATTTTCACGCGATTATAGTGACCATCTTGCCCTTGTAAGGGCATACGAGAGTTGGAAAGTAGCTGAACGCGAGTATAAGGGATACGAATATTGTTGGAATAATTTTCTTTCTTATCAGTCGATGAAAGCTATCGATTCTTTGCGTAGCGAATTTCAGACATTGTTGTATGGTACTGGTCTTATTGACTTTAATATAATCAAACACAACACTTGGAGTTATGATGAAAATCTCATTCGAGCAGTTATCTGTTACGGCTTGTATCCCGGAATTTGCTCTGTCGTG CACAATGAGAAGTCATTTTCGCTGAAAACTATGGAGGACGGTCCAGTTCATCTACACTCT AATTCGGTTAATGCACGTGATCCCAAAATTCCGTACCCATGGTTGGTCTTTAACGAAAAGGTCAAAGTCAACTCCATTTTTCTTAGAGATTCAACAGCAGTTTCTGATTCAGTGTTGTTATTATTCGGTGGAAGCATTTCAAAAGGCGATATG GATGGCCACGTGAAAATGTTAGGGGGATATTTGGAGTTCTTTATGGAGCCCACAGTAGCAGAAATGTATCAAAACTTAAGACGAGAGCTCGATGAATTATTTCAGTCTAAA CTACTGAATCCCAAAATGGATTTACAAACCCACATCGATCTTATATCTGCTGTTCGCTTGCTGATTCCGGTAGATAAATGTAGCGGCGGTTTTGTATTCAACCGCCAGGTACTATATAACGATTCGAAACCGTATATTGCATCAGtaccaccaccaccgccacctgTAGTTTCCCGGATAGAAAGTGGGCCCGGTGGTGACAATTCAAAAGGTCAACTCCAAACATTACTAACCCGAGCGGGTTTGCCCCCACCAAAATATCAAACCACACAATTAGCAAACAACCAGTTTAGGTCAGTTTGCGAGTTCAATGGCATACAATTTATGGGTCACCCTTGCCAAACCAAGAAACAAGCCGAAAAAGATGCTGCCGCCGAGGCTTTAGATCGGCTCAACGGTGCAAATAATCTAGGCAGTGACTTCGTTGGTAATATGTCGTCGATCCTCAAGAAAAGCAAGAAGAATCCCGACTAG